The DNA window TGCACCAAGTTCCCTTACGAAATTTATCATACTAGGAATTTCATCGATGTTGTGTTGGGTCACAGTGGTTGATACCTCTACAAATATATCTTCTTCCACGAAGTTTTTTATGGCTTGAACTGCCCTTTCCCATGCACCATCAATCCCCCTGAATTTATCATGGGTCTCAGGATTTAAACCATCTAAACTTATCTGTACAAATTGGAGTCCCGAATCAACGTACTTGTCGCAAAGTTTTTTGTTAGAAAGGCTGTATCCATTTGTGGCCATTGCAGGGTATATACCAAGATCTGCAACATCCTTAATATGATTTCTAATATTGGGTTTAGTTGTGGGTTCACCACCAGAAAATGCTATTGATGTAACGCCGCTTCTTGACAAAGTCTCAAGGCACTGTTTTATTTGTTCACTGTTCAGTTCATCATCAGCTTTTTTACCTGCATTCTCGTAACAATGGGCACAGTTCATGTTACATGATTTTGTTATGTTCCATACTACTTGAAAAGGAGCTCCAGGTACAAATGGCTTTTTAACTCCAAATTCTCCAATTCCTTTAATTACACTGCTTAAACCTTTTATCCAATAAGGATCTTCCATTAATTCTTTTAGGTCGTCATCAGTAACTCCAAAAGTCTTAACTCCCTTGTTAATAATGAAGGATAACATTTTAGAAAGTCCTTTGCAACGTATACATGCAGTTTTTCTTTTGTTAAAAAGTAACTCAAGCCCTACTTCAAGACGATTTCCATGATCCTTTTCACAATAATCAAAGGTTCTACTTATAATAAATTTTGAAAATGGATTGTTTGCTACGGCTTCAAAGGATCTGATCATATCTCCAATATCCATATCACTTTTTTTTTCTTTCGCACAATTTTCCATATTACATCCTTCTTAACATTTGATGTTGAACAAGAATTTTCATCTATTCAAAAAAAAAATTATACTAAATCACCTTATTACACTTTAGAACAGCATCAATAATAAATTTAATGATCGATATGTATGGGTCAAATAGGAACATGGTTGGAAAAAATCAGAACAAAAAAAGGTTTATTTTGAAAGATCAAATGATTCACATGGAATTAAATGGTAACAACAAAGTGTTGGTTTTACTTTTCATTGGGGTTTTCATGGGATCCCTTGATATTGGCATTGTTGGACCCGCACTTCCAGCAGTACAATCCTACTTCGCGGTAAATGAAAGGCTTCTTTCATGGGTATTTACCATTTACATATTGTTTTTCATGATTGGAACTCCATTAATGGCCAAACTATCAGACATATACGGTCGTAAAACTATTTACATGCTAGATATAATTCTATTTGCCATTGGATCCCTCATTACCATTACATCCATCTCATTTGAAATGTTGCTCATTGGTAGGGCAGTTCAAGGAGTGGGTGCTGGTGGAATATTTCCAGTTGCAAATGCATTTATCGGAGATATATTCCCTCCTGAAAAAAGAGGTGGGGCTCTGGGTATTATTAGTTCAGTATGGGGTATTTCAAGTGTATTAGGGCCGATATTAGGAGGTTTACTCCTTAAATTTGGCTGGCAATCTCTATTTATCATTAATCTACCAATTTCTGCAATGTTACTAGTTGGAAGTTACTACCTACTTCCAAAAACTGTGGTTAATAGGAACATCAAATTTGATTGGTATGGTCTGGCTATTTTAAGCATCTTAGTGATATCTTTGGCTTACGGTTTGAATCAGATCGAAGCAAACAATTTTATAAACAGTTTACTGTCACTTTCAGTGTTGCCCTACCTCATCTTAAGTTTAATACTTTTACCTGTTCTTTGGAAGGTTGAAAAATGGATAGAAGATCCACTGATCCAGATTGATCTATTCAAAAGTCGAGAAGTAAAACTTATTAATACAATGATGGTTGGAACAGGATTAATTCAAGCAGCAACAATTTTTATACCAGCATTTGTAGTCATAGGACTATCATTAAACAGTTCCGCCGCAAGCTTGATGTTACTTCCGATTGTTGTTACAATGGCAATTGGAGCTCCAATAATTGGTAAGCTCTTGGATAAATTCGGATCAAAAAATATAATGATAACTGGTTCGTTTATAATGTCAATAGGCCTATTAATGCTAGGAATGTTTCCAGAATCATTGTATCTTATTATTATTTCAGGGTTCCTGGTTGGTGTTGGAATGAGTACTGCCATAGGATCCCCACCAAGATACATAATGCTCGTTGAAAGCCCAGCTAAGGAAAGAGCATCTGGTCAAGCGTTGATCAATATTATTACGAGTGTTGGTCAATTAATGGGCGGGGCGTTGATTGGAGCGTTGATTGGTTCATACGCTGGTACTATTTTGGGTTATCAATTATCTTACTTTATCATGGGTGTTATTGCCCTAATTATGACAATTCTAGCATTTGGACTCAAGAGCAAAAAACAACAGATGAATCCATCGTAACAGTAATCTTTGATAATGTCAAATTACATTTTTAGTTGATAAAACTTTTTTTTGTTGGATGACAGTTTTACTGTTGAAAATTTTCATGAAGGAAATAG is part of the Methanobacterium lacus genome and encodes:
- a CDS encoding MFS transporter encodes the protein MKDQMIHMELNGNNKVLVLLFIGVFMGSLDIGIVGPALPAVQSYFAVNERLLSWVFTIYILFFMIGTPLMAKLSDIYGRKTIYMLDIILFAIGSLITITSISFEMLLIGRAVQGVGAGGIFPVANAFIGDIFPPEKRGGALGIISSVWGISSVLGPILGGLLLKFGWQSLFIINLPISAMLLVGSYYLLPKTVVNRNIKFDWYGLAILSILVISLAYGLNQIEANNFINSLLSLSVLPYLILSLILLPVLWKVEKWIEDPLIQIDLFKSREVKLINTMMVGTGLIQAATIFIPAFVVIGLSLNSSAASLMLLPIVVTMAIGAPIIGKLLDKFGSKNIMITGSFIMSIGLLMLGMFPESLYLIIISGFLVGVGMSTAIGSPPRYIMLVESPAKERASGQALINIITSVGQLMGGALIGALIGSYAGTILGYQLSYFIMGVIALIMTILAFGLKSKKQQMNPS
- a CDS encoding radical SAM/SPASM domain-containing protein; this encodes MENCAKEKKSDMDIGDMIRSFEAVANNPFSKFIISRTFDYCEKDHGNRLEVGLELLFNKRKTACIRCKGLSKMLSFIINKGVKTFGVTDDDLKELMEDPYWIKGLSSVIKGIGEFGVKKPFVPGAPFQVVWNITKSCNMNCAHCYENAGKKADDELNSEQIKQCLETLSRSGVTSIAFSGGEPTTKPNIRNHIKDVADLGIYPAMATNGYSLSNKKLCDKYVDSGLQFVQISLDGLNPETHDKFRGIDGAWERAVQAIKNFVEEDIFVEVSTTVTQHNIDEIPSMINFVRELGAHWLMLYNFIPTGNGLNISEMDISPQKRFNMLKTAYNENFKGDMQVLSTAPQYASVAESLQNMKSSIIPTHFYNPEYENPQIMQLAEFVGGCGAGRFYMSLEPNGDMYPCVFFPHDEFLRLGNILEDDFEEIWQNQPLLNDLRNKTLLEENCGSCDNKNICGGCRARAYTYLDNVQAPDPGCINNQVKWDGIRTKTPENISNTEDKYVNSECK